A single window of Onychomys torridus chromosome 8, mOncTor1.1, whole genome shotgun sequence DNA harbors:
- the LOC118589444 gene encoding asialoglycoprotein receptor 1 encodes MAGRQALDSQGLSFPACRMGCSLGTRKAQVLWQNHGFLGPNSRGELLCMAPPCCLEDLRRVSRPSSSATMTKDYQDFQHLDNEENDHHQLRRGPTPTPSLLHRLCSGSRLLLVSVGLSLLLLVVVCVIASQNSQLRGDLLSLKQNFSNFSVTTEDQVKALSTQGGSVGRKMKLLESQLEKHQQDLSEDHSSLMLHVKQLVSDLRSLSCQMAALQGNGSERTCCPINWVEYEGSCYWFSSSSRSWIDADKYCQLENAHLVVVTSWDEQRFVQRHMGPINTWIGLTDQNGPWKWVDGTNYEASFKNWRPEQPDNWYGHGLGGGEDCAHFTADGRWNDDVCRRPYRWVCETELDKTR; translated from the exons ATGGCAGGAAGGCAAGCTCTTGACTCTCAGGGCCTCAGCTTTCCTGCCTGCAGAATGGGCTGTTCCCTGGGGACGAGAAAGGCTCAAGTCCTGTGGCAGAATCATGGATTTCTTGGCCCCAACTCCAGAGGAGAACTGCTCTGCATGGCCCCTCCATGCTGCTTGGAGGACCTCAGGAGAGTGAGCAG GCCCAGCTCCAGCGCTACCATGACAAAGGATTATCAAGACTTCCAGCACCTGGACAATGAGGAGAATGACCATCATCAACTCCGGAGAG GGCCAACTCCCACCCCATCGCTCTTGCATCGCCTCTGCTCTGGATCCCGCCTCCTCCTGGTGTCCGTGGGCCTCAGCCTCCTGTTGCTGGTGGTTGTCTGTGTGATCGCATCCCAAA ACTCCCAACTGCGGGGCGATCTGCTGTCTCTAAAGCAGAATTTCAGCAACTTCTCTGTGACCACTGAGGACCAGGTCAAGGCCCTGAGCACCCAGG GGGGTAGTGTGGGAAGAAAGATGAAGCTACTGGAGTCACAGCTGGAGAAACATCAGCAGGATCTGAGTGAAg ATCACTCCAGCTTGATGCTGCATGTGAAGCAGTTGGTGTCTGACCTGCGAAGTCTGAGCTGTCAGATGGCTGCCCTTCAGGGCAACG GCTCTGAAAGGACCTGTTGCCCCATCAACTGGGTGGAGTATGAAGGCAGCTGCTACTGGTTCTCCAGCTCTTCGAGGTCCTGGATTGACGCTGACAAGTATTGCCAGCTCGAGAATGCCCACCTGGTGGTGGTGACCTCCTGGGACGAGCAG AGATTTGTCCAGCGCCACATGGGACCCATAAACACTTGGATTGGCCTGACTGACCAGAACGGGCCCTGGAAATGGGTGGACGGGACCAACTATGAGGCAAGCTTCAA GAACTGGAGACCAGAGCAGCCAGATAACTGGTATGGGCATGGGCTTGGAGGAGGCGAGGACTGTGCCCACTTCACCGCTGATGGCCGCTGGAATGATGATGTCTGCAGGAGGCCCTACCGCTGGGTCTGCGAGACAGAGCTGGACAAGACCCGTTAG